Proteins encoded within one genomic window of Rossellomorea vietnamensis:
- a CDS encoding phage major tail protein, TP901-1 family: MAIIAKGVHKVLYFRKLGEAAEGAKLVFQTEHSKSYSRDRESTVTKDGRVSGSGALEDEVSISALQAETDPTFTMLSDSIVDDYPVEMWEVDLADKVEDEVNPGTFTFGAEYRQGYITEWETTNPAEDDPEVSGTFVTQFKRQKGRVNVPESDIETLGYVFHDVLAEDPADDGLGTPPEA, encoded by the coding sequence ATGGCCATCATTGCAAAAGGGGTACACAAGGTACTCTATTTTCGAAAACTTGGTGAAGCTGCAGAAGGAGCTAAGCTTGTTTTTCAAACGGAGCATTCAAAGTCTTATTCCCGGGATCGGGAGTCGACAGTAACCAAAGATGGAAGGGTTTCAGGTTCGGGAGCACTTGAAGATGAAGTAAGTATCTCAGCACTCCAAGCTGAAACAGACCCTACATTTACGATGCTTAGTGATTCCATTGTTGATGACTATCCAGTGGAGATGTGGGAAGTAGATTTGGCGGATAAAGTAGAGGATGAGGTTAATCCAGGTACTTTTACCTTTGGGGCTGAATATCGACAAGGCTACATCACTGAATGGGAAACAACGAATCCTGCAGAGGATGATCCGGAAGTAAGTGGAACATTTGTCACTCAATTTAAAAGACAAAAAGGACGTGTCAATGTTCCGGAGAGCGATATTGAAACATTAGGATACGTATTTCATGATGTGCTTGCTGAGGATCCTGCAGATGATGGATTGGGTACACCACCAGAAGCATAA
- a CDS encoding phage head-tail connector protein: MSIRDNVKVVVGVQDSLQDSVIDRLIANVESRLKVWLKQNAGLTAIPEELMFIVEELVVNRYNKIGSEGMKSESIEGRSVSFTEDDFKPYQAILETYIPKTEDVGKVMFF, translated from the coding sequence ATGTCTATCAGAGATAACGTAAAAGTCGTTGTTGGTGTTCAAGACAGCCTGCAGGATAGTGTAATCGATCGCCTTATAGCTAATGTTGAATCCCGGTTGAAGGTATGGCTAAAACAAAATGCAGGTCTGACAGCGATCCCTGAAGAGTTAATGTTCATTGTTGAGGAGCTGGTGGTGAATCGGTATAACAAAATTGGAAGTGAAGGGATGAAATCAGAATCGATTGAAGGAAGGTCTGTTTCCTTTACGGAAGACGACTTTAAACCCTATCAGGCCATCTTAGAAACGTATATACCTAAAACTGAGGATGTAGGAAAGGTCATGTTTTTCTAA
- a CDS encoding minor capsid protein codes for MSEEESYWIKRERENIKREQMKDGEVSIKLKEIIDHALREVEKEINAFYSRYAEKNTISLIEAKKRVSEFDVQSFERTAARYVREKDFSPKANKELYTYNTKMRINRQELLMMYLNAHLVLMTNEQEKTFQDYLEQAGISEVLRQAGILGVNMAITTPTLKSIVGASFYGAKWSSRIWGDMKALREELAIIINSAIVRGVHPNRYIRKIRERFDVSSFEAKRLLITETARVQVEGQKLSYQAVSNDDEAEYEYVAVMDGKTTKKCKLLNKKKFKVKEMKPGINAPPMHPFCRSSTALILGDWREEFFASVKEKYTL; via the coding sequence ATGTCTGAAGAAGAAAGTTACTGGATAAAGCGTGAAAGAGAAAACATCAAGCGTGAACAAATGAAAGATGGAGAGGTATCAATAAAATTAAAAGAAATCATCGATCACGCTCTTCGTGAGGTAGAAAAAGAAATCAATGCCTTTTATTCTCGGTATGCAGAAAAAAATACGATCTCATTAATTGAAGCCAAGAAGAGAGTGTCCGAATTTGATGTTCAATCATTTGAAAGAACGGCTGCACGATATGTGAGGGAGAAGGACTTCTCTCCGAAGGCAAATAAGGAGCTCTACACCTACAATACAAAGATGAGGATAAACCGGCAGGAGCTTCTCATGATGTATTTAAATGCTCACCTGGTATTGATGACGAATGAGCAGGAAAAGACCTTTCAAGATTATTTGGAGCAGGCTGGAATATCTGAGGTACTGCGGCAAGCTGGTATCTTAGGAGTCAACATGGCGATCACCACACCAACCCTTAAATCAATTGTAGGAGCTTCGTTTTATGGGGCTAAATGGTCTTCAAGGATATGGGGAGATATGAAGGCTCTCAGAGAAGAGTTGGCCATTATCATCAACAGTGCGATTGTCCGTGGTGTTCATCCAAATAGGTACATCAGGAAGATTCGAGAGCGATTTGATGTCAGTTCTTTTGAAGCTAAAAGGTTACTGATTACTGAAACTGCCAGAGTCCAGGTGGAAGGCCAAAAGTTATCCTATCAGGCAGTTTCTAATGATGATGAAGCTGAATATGAATATGTTGCTGTAATGGATGGAAAGACCACAAAAAAATGTAAACTCTTGAATAAGAAAAAATTCAAAGTGAAGGAAATGAAACCAGGGATCAATGCTCCTCCCATGCATCCGTTTTGCCGAAGTTCAACGGCTCTTATTCTGGGAGACTGGAGAGAGGAATTTTTCGCAAGTGTGAAAGAGAAATATACCTTATAA
- a CDS encoding phage tail protein: MSNYSVEAELKANVTKYRNAIQKAREITKRFKMEAESAEDTTLKADINPLKRNIKKAKKMMESFTRKKAEKEVDADTVSFFKKINNLQAKAKALVRNKIIVRVEARVDKFQSRIDRIAKTMSSVGIVAGNALQGGFLSVLPAIAPVIASLAGGLGGLATTFAAAGTGAILFGSVATSALNDVFEANKTIKDLRKELANTTDLEKRAEILKEIEQAQASLSKEQQRGLKAVQSFSKFWSKFSKQFEKPVMDIFIRSLEQFEALIKNLKPAFDGAISAANSLSKSLGFSMETQEFKEFIGFLNESVGPSMTALGKSFGNVMKGIMNLMIAFSPLSQDMQGGLVGLTEKFAAWSAKLDESKGFQNFINYVKENGPKVIALIGNLTSFLIQLGIGMAPLGSKILDLVNGFLSWSSSMMKAYPLIGQLIAWAISLTGVLIAVIPAVILLRTAFGGFVGKMIGWLLKLSTRALIWAARMALSWVIAMGPIGWVTAAVLGLVVLVIANWDKVKQWTLKIWSWVSNFILKSALKILGYIKGNFPELYNIIQSYMQMALSIIQNIWGFIINTFKNTLNFLKGLITGDFRAMSQAVSDQMQNMFRTVSNIWGNITDFFDSINLYDSGKAIIQSAIDGLSSMKGKILGVVNNIVGAVRDFWPFSPAKRGPLSDIHRMDFKGPIRTSIEKAKSPLVRATAKLAGGVRTAFNPELSVNASQIRSSLKGLKRSSTSQVSSAVNAQVQVTTKQPVTISLKLGRQVFKAFVSDITEVQERELHSGN; this comes from the coding sequence TTGTCCAACTATTCCGTAGAAGCAGAATTGAAAGCGAATGTCACGAAATATAGGAACGCCATTCAAAAGGCAAGGGAAATAACTAAGCGATTTAAAATGGAGGCTGAGAGTGCAGAAGACACGACTTTAAAGGCCGATATTAATCCACTTAAACGGAACATTAAAAAAGCGAAAAAAATGATGGAGTCATTTACAAGGAAGAAAGCCGAAAAGGAAGTAGATGCTGATACAGTTAGCTTCTTCAAGAAAATAAACAATTTACAGGCGAAAGCTAAAGCACTGGTTCGAAATAAAATTATAGTTCGAGTAGAAGCCAGAGTAGACAAGTTTCAAAGCCGAATTGATAGAATAGCTAAAACAATGAGTTCCGTTGGAATAGTGGCAGGTAATGCCCTTCAGGGAGGGTTTTTATCTGTTCTACCTGCTATAGCCCCGGTAATCGCTAGTTTAGCAGGAGGGTTAGGCGGGCTTGCAACCACTTTTGCTGCAGCGGGGACAGGAGCTATTTTATTTGGTTCAGTTGCTACTTCAGCTTTAAATGATGTTTTTGAGGCTAACAAAACTATCAAGGATCTTCGAAAGGAACTTGCCAACACAACCGATCTAGAGAAGCGTGCTGAGATTTTGAAAGAAATTGAGCAGGCTCAAGCAAGTTTATCTAAAGAACAGCAACGTGGTTTAAAAGCAGTCCAGTCCTTCAGTAAATTTTGGAGCAAGTTCTCCAAGCAATTTGAAAAACCAGTGATGGATATTTTTATCCGTAGCTTAGAACAGTTTGAAGCATTGATTAAGAATCTAAAGCCGGCATTTGATGGTGCAATAAGTGCAGCTAATTCTCTATCTAAAAGCCTTGGTTTTTCAATGGAAACACAGGAATTTAAGGAGTTTATTGGTTTCTTGAACGAGAGTGTAGGACCTTCTATGACAGCACTTGGTAAGTCCTTTGGGAATGTCATGAAGGGGATTATGAATTTAATGATTGCCTTCTCTCCACTTTCTCAAGATATGCAGGGAGGGTTAGTAGGTCTTACTGAAAAATTCGCGGCTTGGTCGGCCAAATTGGATGAGTCTAAGGGATTTCAAAACTTTATTAACTATGTAAAAGAAAACGGACCAAAGGTTATTGCACTTATAGGGAATTTGACTAGTTTCTTGATTCAGCTTGGTATTGGAATGGCACCACTCGGTTCTAAAATACTTGATTTAGTAAATGGCTTTTTGAGTTGGTCATCATCGATGATGAAGGCTTACCCACTCATTGGTCAACTGATCGCATGGGCAATTTCTCTGACTGGAGTACTTATCGCTGTTATTCCAGCTGTGATTCTTCTACGAACAGCCTTTGGTGGCTTTGTTGGAAAGATGATAGGTTGGTTACTTAAACTAAGTACTCGTGCATTAATCTGGGCAGCACGGATGGCTCTATCTTGGGTGATAGCCATGGGACCTATTGGCTGGGTAACTGCAGCAGTCTTAGGCCTGGTGGTATTAGTTATAGCAAACTGGGATAAAGTGAAGCAATGGACTTTGAAAATTTGGTCCTGGGTTTCAAATTTCATTCTGAAATCTGCACTAAAAATCCTAGGGTACATCAAGGGGAATTTCCCTGAACTGTATAACATTATTCAGTCTTATATGCAGATGGCACTTTCAATCATCCAAAATATATGGGGCTTTATTATTAACACCTTCAAAAACACACTTAATTTTTTGAAGGGGCTAATTACCGGAGATTTTAGAGCAATGAGTCAAGCGGTGTCTGATCAAATGCAAAATATGTTTAGAACGGTGTCGAATATATGGGGGAACATTACTGATTTCTTTGACAGTATCAATCTCTATGATTCTGGTAAAGCCATCATCCAAAGTGCAATCGACGGTTTATCATCCATGAAAGGAAAGATACTGGGGGTAGTTAATAACATCGTTGGAGCAGTTCGTGATTTCTGGCCATTCTCTCCAGCTAAACGTGGTCCATTAAGCGATATCCATAGGATGGATTTTAAAGGCCCTATAAGAACATCAATCGAAAAGGCTAAGTCACCTTTGGTAAGGGCAACGGCAAAGCTAGCAGGAGGAGTTAGAACAGCATTCAATCCGGAGCTGTCAGTTAACGCTTCACAGATCAGATCAAGTCTTAAAGGTCTTAAAAGAAGCAGTACCTCTCAGGTCAGTAGCGCAGTAAATGCACAAGTACAAGTTACAACGAAGCAGCCTGTTACGATTAGTCTGAAATTAGGACGGCAAGTTTTCAAAGCTTTTGTCAGTGATATTACAGAAGTTCAAGAAAGAGAATTACACTCCGGAAACTAA
- a CDS encoding phage major capsid protein, with translation MGPNLLKLNLQYFAQTFSPDNVMVHEAKDGTIPDKYNTMILNDVMENSKIMQLGVYEEMTDKEKTFEYFAEGPGAYWVGETEKIQTSKPTLLQVKMTAKKLGVILPVSREYLQYRVSNFFEIMRPKIAEAFYKKFDEAGILNVANPFAQSIEQSVTTAENIVYDGITYDNILAVEDELFENDVEPNAWISKVQNHTALRNAQKAENGTLQSLYDRSNNTIDGLPAVDLKSANLSKGTLYAGDFDQLRYGIPFNIDYAISEEAQLSTITNADGSPINLFEQEMVALRATMDVGLMIIKDEAFAKLVPGPAPVA, from the coding sequence ATGGGACCGAATCTATTAAAACTTAATCTACAGTACTTTGCACAAACATTTAGCCCGGATAACGTGATGGTTCACGAAGCGAAAGATGGTACGATTCCGGATAAGTACAACACCATGATCTTAAATGATGTAATGGAAAACTCTAAGATCATGCAGCTTGGTGTTTATGAGGAAATGACGGATAAAGAAAAGACATTCGAATACTTTGCTGAAGGACCCGGGGCTTACTGGGTAGGTGAGACCGAGAAGATTCAAACTTCAAAACCAACCTTGCTACAAGTAAAGATGACGGCCAAGAAGCTTGGGGTCATTTTACCGGTTTCTCGTGAGTACCTGCAATACAGGGTTTCGAATTTCTTTGAAATCATGCGTCCAAAGATTGCAGAAGCATTCTATAAAAAGTTTGATGAAGCAGGGATTCTGAATGTGGCTAATCCATTCGCTCAATCGATTGAACAATCAGTAACAACTGCAGAAAATATCGTTTATGACGGGATCACTTACGATAATATCCTGGCTGTAGAAGATGAGCTTTTCGAGAATGATGTAGAGCCTAATGCATGGATTTCAAAAGTACAAAATCATACCGCCTTACGCAATGCCCAAAAAGCTGAAAACGGAACATTACAATCTTTATATGATCGATCTAACAATACGATTGATGGGTTGCCAGCAGTGGATTTGAAATCTGCAAATCTATCAAAAGGGACTCTTTATGCCGGTGATTTTGATCAGTTGCGTTATGGTATTCCTTTTAACATAGATTATGCAATTTCAGAGGAAGCTCAACTATCGACCATTACCAATGCAGACGGTTCACCTATCAACTTGTTTGAACAAGAGATGGTTGCTCTGCGTGCCACTATGGATGTAGGTTTGATGATCATTAAAGATGAAGCATTTGCAAAATTAGTTCCGGGTCCTGCCCCAGTAGCGTAA
- a CDS encoding tail assembly chaperone — translation MHITFNGRDIELSFGLRTLTTIDRSLGLEVENVSLGQGLETMLVPGLQSGNIICLYKLIQAATAHDKKKPTTDSDFESILNDIAENEGLEEFAQQVMYELGKQPMTRKLVPEEFQEVKGTKRTSMQKED, via the coding sequence TTGCATATTACATTTAACGGAAGAGACATTGAATTATCATTCGGACTTCGTACCTTAACGACAATTGATCGGTCTTTAGGGTTGGAAGTTGAAAATGTAAGTCTTGGCCAAGGGCTAGAAACGATGTTGGTACCGGGTCTTCAGTCAGGCAATATCATTTGTTTGTATAAATTAATTCAGGCAGCCACAGCCCATGATAAGAAAAAGCCAACGACAGATTCGGATTTTGAATCAATTCTGAACGACATAGCTGAAAATGAGGGTCTGGAGGAATTCGCTCAGCAAGTCATGTATGAATTGGGAAAGCAACCCATGACCCGAAAGCTCGTTCCAGAAGAGTTTCAAGAAGTGAAAGGGACGAAAAGAACGAGCATGCAGAAAGAGGATTAA
- a CDS encoding DUF4355 domain-containing protein, which produces MTGPINVFNPAAFKKQFEPLKLNLQYFAESNEPPVDPPNPDDPPNDPPAKVELSAEELQKKIEAESDRKLAKALDKKQKEWEIQLDQKLADAKKDAEQYAKLTQKEKEDADYKKRLEALDKRERELNTKQLRSEVETDLKDEGLPAGFAESLIKLENNEKIKEAVSSIKKEFDAAVNNAVKEMLRQDPPETGGSKVNNSITTSKAEMARKNRIIK; this is translated from the coding sequence GTGACAGGACCAATTAATGTATTTAATCCAGCAGCCTTTAAGAAACAGTTTGAACCTTTGAAACTAAACTTGCAGTACTTTGCCGAGTCGAATGAACCGCCAGTGGATCCGCCGAATCCAGATGATCCACCAAACGATCCACCGGCAAAGGTTGAGCTTTCTGCAGAGGAACTTCAAAAGAAGATTGAGGCTGAATCAGATCGTAAGCTTGCAAAGGCTCTTGATAAAAAGCAGAAGGAATGGGAAATACAACTTGATCAAAAGCTTGCTGATGCAAAAAAAGATGCAGAACAATATGCGAAGCTGACCCAGAAGGAAAAAGAAGATGCTGATTATAAAAAGCGACTCGAGGCACTCGATAAACGAGAGCGTGAATTAAATACGAAGCAGCTTCGTTCTGAAGTTGAAACAGATTTAAAAGATGAGGGACTGCCGGCTGGGTTTGCTGAATCTCTTATCAAACTTGAGAACAACGAGAAAATTAAAGAAGCTGTGTCCAGTATCAAAAAGGAATTCGATGCTGCGGTTAATAATGCTGTGAAGGAAATGCTTCGGCAGGATCCTCCTGAAACAGGGGGTTCAAAAGTAAACAACAGCATCACCACTTCAAAAGCAGAAATGGCCAGAAAGAATAGAATTATTAAATAA
- a CDS encoding distal tail protein Dit, with protein sequence MYEFVDLTDPGTLSTSLSIQTIFNGTNIDEVLSDQNGSFTTLTVSGRSNVNNRVNAFEIPGRDGLMESSELTSAEKEITVKYKITDRTNEGFRQRYNRLNAFLQESKKELVFTDENASFNATMSSNDVPEEDSNILIGSITFLCSDPNKYGGVKDPIFTNLDIPITLHNGGNVLTPPTFRFVLSKPTTFLDIIGDEDYMRIGRPVTVDQTPFQKYTKILTANGENMTGWANALFPPDGGTNGGTLVADGLDYYATSYGSGSSWHGPTKARSVSTTATDYLIRAFFNVGNNPSQRARTEVYLLNASSQVMGKVSVVLRKSTGGVDVEINLRNGANSKYIVSMDWTYSDFFGYMEIEKEGTEFKFSIAQQGIREDVSNYTRHKPTFNYNDLNNEFQQDLAAVGMHIGTHGNSPTPSKARIRLIEVYRINSQPEGIPYIGEAGDVFEFNHKESKIYKNGDRFTGKDFGARFFHLQKGDNVYVVNPSDVVSEVQAIWRDAYQ encoded by the coding sequence ATGTATGAGTTTGTAGACCTTACGGATCCTGGTACTTTAAGTACCTCTCTATCTATTCAAACCATTTTTAACGGAACAAATATTGATGAGGTATTGTCTGACCAAAATGGAAGCTTTACAACGTTAACAGTATCAGGAAGAAGTAACGTGAATAATCGAGTCAATGCGTTTGAAATCCCTGGACGAGACGGACTCATGGAATCAAGCGAACTAACAAGTGCTGAAAAAGAAATCACAGTTAAATATAAAATCACTGACAGGACAAATGAAGGCTTTCGCCAAAGGTATAATCGCTTAAATGCCTTCTTGCAAGAATCAAAAAAAGAACTGGTGTTTACAGATGAAAATGCTAGTTTTAATGCAACTATGTCTTCAAATGATGTTCCAGAAGAAGATTCAAATATTTTAATAGGGAGTATTACGTTCTTATGCTCGGATCCCAATAAATATGGGGGAGTAAAAGATCCTATCTTCACAAATTTAGACATTCCAATCACTCTCCATAACGGAGGGAATGTCTTGACTCCACCTACATTCCGATTTGTTCTTTCTAAACCAACTACCTTCCTGGACATCATTGGCGATGAAGACTATATGAGAATTGGTCGCCCGGTAACAGTAGATCAAACACCATTCCAAAAATACACCAAGATCCTGACGGCAAACGGTGAAAATATGACAGGATGGGCCAATGCCTTATTCCCGCCTGATGGAGGAACCAATGGAGGAACATTGGTAGCAGATGGGCTAGACTACTATGCAACTAGTTATGGTTCAGGAAGCTCGTGGCACGGACCAACTAAAGCACGCTCTGTGAGCACAACGGCTACTGATTATTTAATCAGGGCTTTTTTTAATGTTGGAAATAATCCTTCCCAGCGTGCACGTACAGAGGTTTATCTATTAAATGCATCCAGTCAAGTGATGGGAAAGGTTTCAGTTGTTTTACGAAAATCTACAGGAGGTGTAGATGTAGAGATTAATCTCAGGAATGGAGCTAATTCAAAATACATCGTTTCGATGGACTGGACCTATTCAGATTTCTTTGGATATATGGAAATTGAGAAAGAGGGAACAGAGTTTAAATTCTCGATTGCACAGCAAGGAATCCGTGAGGACGTTTCAAATTATACTAGACATAAACCAACGTTCAACTATAACGATTTGAACAACGAATTCCAACAGGATTTGGCTGCTGTAGGGATGCATATTGGTACTCATGGCAATTCTCCTACACCATCAAAAGCCAGAATTCGCTTGATTGAAGTATATAGAATCAATTCTCAACCTGAAGGAATCCCATATATCGGAGAAGCCGGGGATGTCTTTGAGTTTAATCATAAAGAATCAAAAATCTATAAAAATGGCGATCGATTCACAGGGAAGGACTTTGGAGCACGCTTCTTTCATTTGCAAAAGGGGGATAACGTCTACGTAGTGAACCCTTCGGACGTAGTTTCGGAAGTCCAGGCAATATGGAGGGATGCGTACCAATGA
- a CDS encoding HK97-gp10 family putative phage morphogenesis protein produces MDLEGLDALLAKLDRMDRDIEDDVGKIVKNNTIEMTEKVVKNAEFTQGYQTGYTKRNIETKIVSNLAGKTISKSEHSGYLEFGTRFMDAQPFIFPGFYTQKKQFLEDLNRLVK; encoded by the coding sequence GTGGACTTAGAGGGACTGGATGCCCTGCTTGCGAAACTTGATCGAATGGATAGGGATATTGAAGATGATGTTGGGAAAATCGTGAAGAACAATACGATTGAAATGACCGAGAAAGTAGTTAAGAATGCTGAATTTACTCAAGGTTATCAAACTGGCTACACCAAGAGAAATATTGAAACGAAAATAGTAAGTAATCTTGCGGGTAAAACAATCAGTAAATCCGAACACTCCGGCTATCTCGAGTTTGGAACAAGGTTCATGGATGCACAACCATTCATCTTTCCTGGATTCTACACTCAGAAAAAGCAGTTCCTTGAAGACCTAAATAGACTTGTAAAGTAG